In Pseudomonadota bacterium, the sequence GGGATGGCGCCACAGAGGATAGAGTCAGGACCATAGTTCTCGTAAAAAGGCTCGAATATGATCACTTCTTCTCCCGGGTCTATAATGGCCATAAGCGATGAAATCATACCCTCTGTCGATCCGCAACAAACCGTAATTTCCCTCTCAGGGTCTACCTGAACGCCGTTATATTGAGCGAATTTATCGGCTATGGCGCGGCGCAGCAGGGGCATTCCCCAGGTAATGGAATACTGGTTAAAATCCTCCCGGATTGCATTAACGGCTTCTTCCTTTATCTCTGTGGGCGCCGGAAAATCAGGAAAACCCTGGGCAAGGTTAATCCCCTTGTATTCAATGCAAATCCTCGTCATTTCGCGAATAACAGATTCCGTGAAACTGAGCGCCTTTTGCGAACTAAAGCTGTTCATTGTATCTTCCTTTTTTATCATTTACCGGGGCTCACGCCTGCCCTCCGCAGCGTCAGCGGAGGTGGGTCGCCCCCTCGGCTGTATGATCCTTATCTACAAGCGGGTATCCGGTTTATTGTGTGAGCTATGATAAGTTTTACTTTATTAATCCCCTTTTTATTCCTCTTCCAATATTCTTGATACCATCAATGAGCAATTCTCCGGCGCCTTTGACAGAGCCGCCGATTTGTCCGGTAATGCCAGCAATGATCTTATTAATAAAATCCTGTTTCAGGCTAAATTTAGGGTTATTAAGGTCTCCTTCCAAAACAAAATTTACAGCAATTTCATCTCTATTGTTTTTCAAAAACGAAACTACAGCAGAAAGCGGCACATCAAAGACTGTATTACCCATCCGGAATCCGCTTTTAAATTCAAGATTTCGTAGCACCGCTTTGCCGGGAGCATTAATTTTATTTGATACTACTTTTGCATCCATATCAATATCAAGAAATCCTTTCGTAATGTCTATTGAATTTTTCTTTTGAAAATAGGTCTTAAAATTGGAAATATCAATGTGCTGTGCATTTATTTTGCCTTCCAAGTCTTTTTTTGTCTTCAGGTTTATTTTTCCATTGCTTTTTACAGTACCCTTGCCTCCCTTTGTCGGTATAGCGGTGCTTAACCGATAGGTCGTAAGACGCCCGTCAGGGGGCAACACAACATCATCGGCTTCAATCTCGGTATCCATCAGTTTTATGAACACAGGCCGCTCTTCAGATACCTTTCTATCAACATAATCGAGCGATCCTCCTGTTACAATAATCTTTTTTATTACAAGCGAGGGGGACGGCTTTTCCGTTTTTTCCGCAACAGGCCGGGATGGTAAATCAGGGCCCATGATCCTCCCGCTTTTGTCCCGCTCAATGAGCACATAAGGATTTTTAACAGACAGTTTCGAGATAATATATTCCTTCTTAAAAAAGTTCATGAAATCGGCATTGAGAGAAATACTTTCAATTTTTATAATATCTTTGTTCTTGGGGTTTTTGAGACAGACATTAAAAACATCAACATGGTTCCATCGCAGATCAATCCTTTCAAAAGAAACAACATGCCCGAATCTGGATTCAAGTACATGTTTAATTGCCCTGTTTGAATTTTTAACAAGCAGCAAGGTTGCAGAACCTGTAATCAGGAAGAGAATACCGATTGATATAAAAACAATCTTAACCCATCCTCTTTTCTTCATGTTCATCGGGCGCCTCTAAAAAACTTTA encodes:
- a CDS encoding DUF748 domain-containing protein, with the translated sequence MNMKKRGWVKIVFISIGILFLITGSATLLLVKNSNRAIKHVLESRFGHVVSFERIDLRWNHVDVFNVCLKNPKNKDIIKIESISLNADFMNFFKKEYIISKLSVKNPYVLIERDKSGRIMGPDLPSRPVAEKTEKPSPSLVIKKIIVTGGSLDYVDRKVSEERPVFIKLMDTEIEADDVVLPPDGRLTTYRLSTAIPTKGGKGTVKSNGKINLKTKKDLEGKINAQHIDISNFKTYFQKKNSIDITKGFLDIDMDAKVVSNKINAPGKAVLRNLEFKSGFRMGNTVFDVPLSAVVSFLKNNRDEIAVNFVLEGDLNNPKFSLKQDFINKIIAGITGQIGGSVKGAGELLIDGIKNIGRGIKRGLIK